In a genomic window of Phalacrocorax aristotelis chromosome 8, bGulAri2.1, whole genome shotgun sequence:
- the FAAP24 gene encoding Fanconi anemia core complex-associated protein 24: MTTKANFPVTSGSIVVPFGHVIGNEKWRGSEIAQRLQGRIRLIFEDGLGLVDFHLSNRTCILYISEADLVAGDEFKRRLVRFRNASSFVGIVIVERTQISDQYFLAVQKLVVLELGMVLLPVANQGEASQLITQLVREQSKDLSSNPFLRKQRSQLAEPSVFRTVQQIPGVGKTKALLLLQHFGSIHRLCNASVEELELVVGQTVAQQIYSFLCS; the protein is encoded by the exons ATGACAACAAAAGCAAACTTTCCTGTGACATCAGGATCTATAGTTGTTCCTTTTGGGCATGTGATTGGAAATGAGAAGTGGAGAGGGTCAGAGATAGCCCAAAGGCTACAAG GGAGAATTAGACTCATCTTTGAAGATGGCTTGGGACTTGTGGATTTTCATCTTTCAAACAGAActtgcattttatatatttcgGAAGCAGATTTGGTTGCAGGGGATGAATTCAAACGAAGATTGGTTCGGTTTAGAAAT GCCAGCAGTTTTGTGGGAATTGTAATTGTGGAGAGAACCCAAATAAGTGATCAGTACTTCTTAGCAGTACAAAAGCTTGTTGTGCTGGAACTTGGAATGGTGTTGCTTCCTGTGGCAAATCAAGGAGAAGCATCTCAACTTATTACTCAGCTA GTCCGCGAACAAAGTAAGGATCTCAGCAGTAATCCCTTTCTTCGTAAACAGCGTTCTCAGCTGGCAGAGCCATCAGTGTTTCGGACAGTGCAACAAATTCCAGGAgttgggaaaacaaaagctctgcTTTTACTGCAACATTTTGGAAGCATCCACCGGCTTTGTAATGCATCTGTCGAAGAGCTTGAGCTTGTGGTTGGACAAACAGTAGCACAACAAATTTACAGTTTTTTATGTTCCTGA